From a single Bryobacter aggregatus MPL3 genomic region:
- a CDS encoding DUF2520 domain-containing protein: MNAIKAGVATDSLETIRKVELVLLAIPETQLDGWVAQICESKIDWAGVSFVVCSGARDSTSLKALRNCGASTASLDKIDLFEGKRYLFEGSKVALHRLRRLVEKTGAARIVPLNDGMRAVYEAGLTFASGMTFPMIAAAVDTMRAAGLHSKIAEGVVETAVLGAVRSYLRAGKRGWTGPIAMGDRVAMRKQYQGLFDVEPVLAEMYLKIALDYLVERVPTVKRRRQKPQEY, translated from the coding sequence GTGAACGCAATCAAGGCTGGTGTTGCGACCGACTCGTTAGAGACAATTCGGAAGGTAGAACTGGTTCTCCTGGCAATTCCAGAAACACAACTGGATGGCTGGGTGGCGCAAATCTGTGAGAGTAAGATCGATTGGGCCGGCGTGAGTTTCGTCGTCTGTTCCGGGGCTCGAGATAGTACTTCACTGAAAGCACTGCGCAACTGCGGCGCCTCGACGGCGTCGCTGGACAAGATAGACCTTTTCGAAGGGAAACGCTATCTCTTCGAGGGTTCCAAAGTAGCCCTGCATCGGTTACGGCGTCTTGTCGAGAAGACGGGAGCGGCACGGATTGTGCCCTTGAACGATGGCATGCGCGCCGTGTATGAAGCCGGACTGACCTTTGCCTCAGGGATGACCTTTCCAATGATCGCTGCTGCGGTGGATACGATGCGGGCCGCTGGCTTGCACTCGAAGATCGCCGAAGGAGTGGTGGAAACGGCAGTACTCGGAGCGGTGCGGTCCTATCTGCGCGCGGGCAAGCGCGGATGGACTGGTCCCATTGCGATGGGAGACCGCGTCGCAATGCGAAAGCAATACCAAGGGCTGTTTGACGTGGAGCCCGTATTGGCGGAGATGTATCTGAAGATCGCGTTGGACTATCTGGTGGAGAGAGTGCCAACTGTAAAACGCCGTCGCCAAAAGCCTCAGGAGTATTAA
- the uvrB gene encoding excinuclease ABC subunit UvrB — protein sequence MSTQKFKLAGDYRPRGDQETAIAELVRGLAEQEPYQTLLGVTGSGKTFTMAKIIETINRPSLILAHNKTLAAQLYQEFKQFFPNNAVEYFVSYYDYYQPEAYIPNSDTYIEKESTVNDELDKLRLAATRSLFERRDVVIISSVSCIYGLGSPEAYYGMLLMLEKGKTMKRADIIAKLVEILYQRNDQDFTRGTFRVRGDVIEVFPTYDDNAFRIELWGDEIEGLSQIDPLLGTVKQTYERLPIYPKSHYVLTPVTKEQAQVTIEQELLSWNAQMEREGKLIEAQRIWQRTQFDLEMIKTIGYCHGIENYSRHFTGRLPGEAPPTLLDYLPADAVLFIDESHVTMPQLQGMWGGDRSRKENLVKFGFRLPSALDNRPLTFEEFENRVNQAIFVSATPGPYELTKSGGVIVEQVIRPTGLIDPVIEVRPIKGQVDDLLQEIRIRAEKGERVLITTLTKRMSEDLSQYYSEVGVKVQYLHSEVTTLDRVKILRDLRKGIYDCLIGVNLLREGLDLPEVSLVAILDADKEGFLRSTGSLIQTIGRAARNANGRAILYADVMTDSMRRAIDETNRRREIQKDYNERNGITPQSIIKPIDMNLVHMAEADYITIPLEDEKPDEVDSLSAEQLVKYLAEMEQKMRDAAKSFEFEKAAQLRDRLKALRSKLIDAQSAADGTDRSGTS from the coding sequence TTGTCCACTCAAAAATTTAAGCTCGCGGGAGACTACCGTCCCCGCGGCGATCAAGAGACTGCGATTGCTGAGCTTGTGCGGGGCCTTGCCGAGCAGGAACCCTATCAGACGCTGCTCGGTGTCACCGGCAGCGGCAAGACCTTTACGATGGCCAAGATCATCGAGACGATCAATCGTCCCAGTCTGATCCTGGCCCACAATAAAACGCTAGCCGCGCAACTTTACCAGGAATTCAAGCAGTTCTTTCCGAACAATGCAGTTGAGTATTTCGTAAGCTACTACGACTACTACCAGCCTGAGGCGTATATTCCCAATAGCGACACCTATATCGAGAAGGAATCGACGGTCAACGATGAGCTGGACAAGCTGCGTCTGGCGGCGACGCGTTCTCTGTTTGAGCGGCGCGATGTCGTGATCATCTCCAGCGTGAGCTGCATCTACGGCCTGGGCTCGCCCGAGGCGTATTACGGGATGTTGCTGATGCTCGAGAAGGGCAAGACGATGAAGCGGGCCGACATCATCGCCAAGCTGGTGGAGATCCTGTATCAGCGCAATGATCAAGACTTCACGCGCGGCACCTTCCGGGTGCGCGGTGATGTGATCGAGGTGTTCCCCACCTATGACGACAATGCCTTCCGCATCGAACTGTGGGGCGACGAGATTGAAGGGCTCTCGCAGATCGATCCCTTGCTGGGCACCGTCAAGCAGACCTATGAACGGCTACCGATCTATCCAAAGAGCCACTATGTACTGACCCCCGTCACCAAGGAGCAGGCGCAGGTGACCATCGAGCAGGAACTCTTGTCGTGGAACGCGCAAATGGAGCGCGAGGGCAAGCTGATTGAGGCACAGCGCATCTGGCAGCGCACGCAGTTTGACCTGGAGATGATCAAGACCATCGGCTATTGCCACGGGATCGAGAACTACTCGCGGCACTTTACGGGACGGCTGCCGGGCGAGGCGCCACCGACGCTGCTGGACTATCTGCCGGCAGACGCCGTGCTGTTTATCGACGAATCGCATGTAACGATGCCGCAGTTGCAGGGAATGTGGGGCGGTGACCGCTCGCGCAAGGAAAATCTGGTGAAGTTTGGCTTCCGCCTGCCCAGTGCTCTCGACAACCGGCCGCTGACCTTTGAAGAGTTTGAGAACCGCGTCAACCAGGCGATCTTCGTCTCGGCAACCCCAGGGCCCTATGAACTGACCAAGAGCGGTGGCGTGATCGTTGAACAGGTGATCCGACCCACCGGGCTGATCGATCCAGTGATCGAAGTCCGTCCGATCAAGGGGCAGGTGGACGACCTGTTGCAGGAGATTCGCATTCGCGCAGAGAAGGGCGAGCGGGTGTTGATCACGACGCTGACCAAGCGGATGTCGGAGGATCTGAGCCAGTACTACTCCGAGGTTGGGGTCAAAGTGCAGTATCTGCACTCCGAAGTAACTACGCTGGACCGGGTAAAAATCCTGCGGGATCTGCGCAAGGGCATCTATGATTGCCTGATTGGTGTCAATCTGTTGCGCGAAGGGCTGGATCTGCCTGAAGTTTCGCTGGTGGCGATCCTCGATGCGGACAAGGAAGGCTTCCTGCGCTCCACCGGATCCCTGATCCAAACGATCGGCCGGGCGGCCCGAAATGCAAATGGACGGGCGATTCTCTATGCCGATGTCATGACGGATTCGATGCGCCGTGCCATTGATGAAACAAACCGCCGTCGCGAGATACAGAAGGACTACAATGAGCGGAACGGAATTACGCCGCAGTCGATCATCAAGCCGATCGACATGAACCTGGTGCACATGGCTGAGGCGGATTACATTACCATTCCGTTGGAAGACGAAAAGCCAGATGAAGTGGATTCGCTCAGCGCAGAGCAGCTTGTGAAGTACCTTGCCGAAATGGAACAGAAGATGCGGGATGCCGCCAAGAGTTTCGAATTCGAGAAGGCTGCGCAGTTGAGAGATCGCCTGAAGGCTCTGAGGAGTAAGCTAATCGATGCCCAAAGCGCCGCGGACGGCACTGATCGGAGTGGGACCAGTTAG